In one window of Blastopirellula marina DNA:
- a CDS encoding lactate utilization protein B, protein MSAIKSYDHPTNADQFNKDQARTHWHDSSLWFIREKRDRMSKSLPEWETLRTCASQIKAHTVSKLADYLEEFEKNATARGATVHWAKDAEEHNRIVLEILQKHQTKRIVKSKSMLTEECHLNPWLEKHGIEVVDTDLGERIVQLRNEPPSHIVMPAIHLKKEDVSNTFHEHLQTEQGNYDPNYLTESARQHLRQKFCQADAGITGVNFAIAETGGFVVCTNEGNADLGVSLPKVHIACMGIEKLIPKVDHLSIFLRLLARSATGQPITTYSSHFHGPIEGGELHIVLVDNGRSKLMNSDDYRNSLKCIRCGACMNTCPVYRRSGGHSYAATVPGPIGSILNPLRDAKHHKTLPFACTLCGSCSDVCPVKINLHEQLLTLRTEVKNQKQLPISKTLPMQIASFVFQRPKLFAWLGGVGKFFLRTMPRFLIYNAMNPWGRNREMPEAPPESFRKQYAQRVKKKSDK, encoded by the coding sequence ATGAGCGCTATTAAAAGCTACGATCACCCGACCAACGCCGATCAGTTCAACAAGGACCAGGCTCGCACCCATTGGCATGACTCGTCGTTGTGGTTCATCCGTGAGAAACGGGACCGCATGTCCAAAAGCTTGCCGGAGTGGGAAACGTTGCGTACGTGTGCTTCGCAGATCAAGGCCCACACCGTCAGCAAGCTGGCCGACTACCTGGAAGAATTCGAGAAAAACGCCACGGCCCGTGGTGCAACCGTCCACTGGGCGAAAGATGCAGAAGAGCACAATCGCATCGTGCTGGAGATCCTGCAGAAGCACCAGACCAAACGGATCGTCAAATCGAAATCGATGCTCACCGAAGAATGCCACTTAAATCCGTGGCTCGAGAAGCACGGCATCGAGGTGGTCGATACCGACTTGGGAGAACGTATCGTTCAACTGCGGAACGAGCCCCCGTCGCACATCGTGATGCCGGCCATTCACTTGAAGAAGGAAGATGTCAGCAATACGTTCCATGAGCACCTTCAAACCGAACAAGGCAACTACGATCCGAACTACCTGACCGAATCGGCACGCCAGCACCTGCGACAAAAGTTCTGCCAGGCCGATGCCGGCATTACCGGCGTGAACTTTGCCATCGCCGAGACAGGCGGCTTTGTCGTTTGCACCAACGAAGGAAACGCTGACCTGGGTGTTTCGCTGCCGAAAGTGCACATTGCCTGCATGGGTATCGAAAAGCTTATTCCCAAGGTCGATCACCTCAGCATCTTCCTGCGACTGTTGGCTCGTAGCGCGACGGGGCAACCGATCACGACCTACTCTTCGCACTTCCATGGCCCGATTGAAGGTGGTGAACTGCATATCGTTTTGGTCGACAACGGCCGCAGCAAGCTGATGAACAGCGACGACTATCGCAACTCGCTGAAGTGCATTCGCTGTGGTGCGTGCATGAACACGTGCCCGGTCTATCGACGTAGCGGCGGCCATAGTTACGCGGCCACCGTTCCCGGACCGATTGGTTCCATTCTCAATCCCCTGCGTGACGCGAAGCACCACAAGACCCTGCCGTTTGCATGCACGCTTTGTGGCAGCTGCAGCGATGTCTGTCCAGTGAAAATCAACCTGCACGAACAGCTCCTGACGCTTCGCACCGAAGTGAAAAACCAGAAGCAGTTACCGATATCGAAGACGTTGCCGATGCAGATTGCGTCTTTCGTGTTTCAGCGTCCCAAGTTATTTGCGTGGCTCGGAGGTGTCGGCAAGTTCTTCCTGCGAACGATGCCTCGATTCCTGATCTACAACGCGATGAACCCATGGGGACGCAACCGCGAGATGCCGGAAGCTCCGCCGGAAAGCTTTCGTAAGCAGTACGCCCAGCGCGTGAAGAAGAAAAGCGACAAGTGA
- a CDS encoding (Fe-S)-binding protein: MRVALFVPCYIDQLYPRVAMATLDLLEQLGVDVDFPEAQTCCGQPMLNSGCDTDALPLAERFVEIFSGFDAVVCPSGSCVSMVKNHYHHLLHDNARYETLRTQVYELCEFLVDVLKVDALPVKFPYKVGLHSSCHGLRELRLASDSELNIPEFNKPKQLLALLEGVEFAELKRKDECCGFGGTFAVSEEAVSCTMGRDRIADHLQAGTQVLTAGDMSCLMHLAGLIKRDKQPIRVMHIAEILAGYEVPQ; the protein is encoded by the coding sequence ATGCGCGTCGCCCTTTTCGTTCCTTGCTACATCGATCAACTCTACCCGCGTGTGGCGATGGCCACCTTAGATCTGTTAGAGCAACTCGGAGTCGATGTTGATTTTCCGGAAGCGCAAACATGCTGTGGGCAGCCGATGCTCAACAGCGGCTGCGACACCGATGCGTTACCGCTGGCCGAGCGGTTTGTCGAGATCTTCTCTGGCTTCGATGCCGTCGTCTGCCCCAGTGGCAGCTGTGTGTCGATGGTGAAGAATCACTACCATCATCTGCTGCACGACAATGCCAGGTACGAAACCCTCCGCACTCAAGTTTACGAATTGTGCGAGTTCCTGGTGGATGTGCTGAAGGTCGACGCACTGCCGGTAAAGTTTCCATACAAAGTAGGGCTCCATTCCAGCTGCCATGGCTTGCGTGAACTTCGTCTGGCCAGCGACAGCGAATTGAACATCCCCGAATTCAACAAGCCTAAACAACTACTCGCCCTGCTCGAAGGAGTTGAGTTCGCCGAGTTGAAACGTAAGGACGAATGCTGTGGCTTTGGCGGCACGTTTGCGGTTTCAGAAGAAGCGGTGAGCTGCACCATGGGGCGCGACCGAATCGCCGACCACTTGCAAGCCGGCACACAAGTTCTGACTGCCGGCGACATGTCGTGTTTGATGCACCTGGCCGGACTTATTAAACGCGACAAGCAGCCCATCCGCGTCATGCATATCGCCGAGATCCTCGCCGGATACGAGGTACCCCAATGA
- a CDS encoding sensor histidine kinase: MAIAITAAMLLALRPGSDGQAQGQIDVPSENLQLKIELDTLRHLHAELLEDKAFLQFMRADQDHEQQLLALDLHDLSLPNLTSALFQLETLNQRLDTDGDTLDGTIDLIRDSLYQTRRVMNCLSPSLVQDEGVIASMQRLADRLEASVDRVHFHHDVEFDRLTPLSECALIQLVREVLDQTRRNRFAQNIELELIQEDDLLRLSISDDGHGNLVDSTRLQQCLEILSGHPTPPHQSATGNVLRVDFSVTDLTQSDTIKEKSRAFS; this comes from the coding sequence TTGGCGATCGCTATTACGGCGGCCATGTTACTGGCCTTACGCCCTGGCAGCGATGGCCAGGCCCAAGGACAAATCGATGTCCCTTCCGAGAATTTACAGCTGAAGATCGAGCTCGATACACTCCGTCATCTGCATGCCGAGTTGCTGGAAGATAAAGCTTTTCTACAGTTCATGAGGGCCGACCAGGACCACGAACAGCAATTACTGGCCCTCGACCTGCACGACTTAAGTTTGCCGAATTTGACGTCCGCCCTTTTCCAATTGGAAACCCTCAATCAACGACTGGACACAGACGGGGACACGCTGGACGGAACGATCGACCTGATTCGGGACAGCCTGTATCAGACTCGACGCGTCATGAACTGCCTGTCACCATCGTTAGTTCAAGATGAAGGAGTCATCGCCAGCATGCAACGCCTGGCCGATCGCTTAGAGGCATCGGTCGACCGCGTCCACTTTCATCACGATGTCGAATTCGACCGGCTCACCCCTTTGAGCGAGTGCGCGCTGATTCAATTGGTTCGCGAGGTACTCGATCAAACACGCCGTAACCGCTTCGCCCAGAATATTGAACTGGAACTCATTCAAGAGGACGACCTGCTACGCTTGTCGATCTCGGATGACGGCCATGGCAACCTGGTTGACAGCACCCGGCTCCAACAGTGCCTGGAGATTCTGTCGGGGCATCCAACCCCACCTCATCAATCGGCCACAGGGAACGTGTTGCGGGTAGATTTTTCCGTCACCGATTTGACTCAATCGGACACGATCAAGGAAAAATCGCGAGCATTCAGTTGA
- a CDS encoding lactate utilization protein C has translation MSSKDQILKSVRNQLVPSADLPSLDQDWIQYDDAVAHFGDVLQAVGGTAIAVEGIDGLTEELAKIPAYTAAKKTVSCIDGLVGTVDLDRVEDPHELEDIDYAVLPGEFAVAENAAVWVTDTKLRHRVIAFIPQHICLVIHCPDGNVEKAVVHNMAEAYQRLTWSRNEFGCFISGPSKTADIEQSLVIGAHGARSLHVFFVI, from the coding sequence ATGAGCAGCAAAGATCAAATCTTGAAATCGGTCCGCAACCAGTTGGTCCCTTCGGCCGACTTGCCGAGCCTGGATCAGGACTGGATTCAATACGACGATGCCGTGGCCCACTTCGGTGATGTTCTGCAGGCAGTCGGCGGAACGGCGATCGCCGTGGAAGGGATCGACGGCCTGACCGAAGAGCTTGCCAAGATCCCGGCATATACCGCAGCCAAGAAGACTGTCAGCTGCATTGACGGCCTCGTTGGTACCGTGGACCTTGATCGCGTGGAAGATCCGCACGAACTGGAAGATATCGACTACGCGGTTCTGCCAGGCGAGTTCGCCGTGGCGGAGAATGCAGCCGTTTGGGTGACTGATACTAAGTTGCGTCACCGCGTAATCGCATTCATCCCACAGCACATCTGCCTGGTCATTCACTGCCCCGATGGCAACGTAGAGAAGGCTGTGGTGCATAACATGGCCGAGGCCTATCAGCGGCTAACGTGGAGCCGAAACGAGTTCGGCTGCTTTATCTCCGGTCCTTCCAAGACGGCTGACATCGAGCAATCGCTCGTTATCGGAGCCCATGGTGCGCGTTCGCTTCACGTCTTTTTTGTTATCTGA
- a CDS encoding DUF1653 domain-containing protein has translation MSDSSQQQVPAGRYRHYKGPEYVVLGIARHSETEEPMVVYRKDYGDQSLWVRPLAMFVESVIIEGQEEPRFKYLGPAAF, from the coding sequence ATGTCGGATTCTTCGCAGCAACAAGTACCTGCTGGCCGTTATCGTCATTACAAAGGCCCTGAGTACGTCGTGCTGGGCATTGCCCGGCATAGCGAGACCGAGGAGCCCATGGTCGTTTATCGCAAGGATTACGGCGATCAGAGCCTGTGGGTGAGGCCGCTGGCCATGTTTGTTGAATCCGTGATCATCGAAGGCCAGGAAGAGCCTCGGTTTAAATACCTGGGACCTGCCGCGTTCTAA
- a CDS encoding DUF1501 domain-containing protein translates to MLVIPGRKAKDVCDSHLGPTRRDLLRVGGSAMLGLSLGQMLNLQSGQALAAESSAHGPNFGKAKSIILVYLQGGPSHLDLWDPKDDVPDNVKSVFKRIGSKVPGMDLTENMPKLAQETDKLTLIRSMSYTPVGLFNHTAAIYQMHTGYTADKVSPSGQLEPPTPKDFPNFGCNIIKFKPPEVPMLPFVMMPRPLQESNVVNKSGTAGFLGRAYDPYYLFPSGDDMDMNKMDRINVDDLKLRPEITSTRLGRRARLRDMINAGMPALDKAVESYDLDKYYETALNLISSGRARDAFDLSKETDKTRDRYGRNTFGQSLLLARRLVEAGTRVVEVIWPKVANSDNHSWDHHVDLSNRMKNKSAPMLDAGLSSLIADLDDRGMLDETLVVAVGEFGRSPQRGVSTSGNNNSADGRDHWPYCYTACLAGAGIGRGKVYGESDDTASAPKNDPVHPTELLATMYHAIGIDPQTIVYNHLNQPRELVKAEAVTALFG, encoded by the coding sequence ATGCTGGTCATTCCTGGAAGAAAAGCGAAGGACGTTTGCGATTCCCACTTGGGACCAACTCGCCGCGATCTGCTGCGCGTGGGTGGTTCTGCCATGCTTGGGCTGTCGCTCGGACAAATGCTGAACCTGCAGTCTGGTCAGGCACTCGCTGCCGAGTCGAGCGCGCACGGCCCGAACTTCGGCAAAGCCAAAAGCATCATCCTCGTCTACTTGCAAGGCGGCCCCAGTCACTTGGATTTGTGGGACCCGAAAGACGATGTGCCGGACAATGTAAAAAGCGTGTTCAAACGTATCGGCAGCAAAGTGCCTGGCATGGACCTGACCGAGAACATGCCCAAGCTTGCCCAAGAGACCGACAAGCTGACGCTTATCCGCTCGATGAGCTACACCCCGGTTGGCCTGTTCAATCACACAGCGGCCATCTACCAGATGCACACCGGCTACACGGCCGACAAAGTCAGCCCGAGTGGACAGTTAGAACCGCCCACCCCGAAAGACTTCCCGAATTTCGGCTGTAACATCATCAAGTTTAAGCCGCCGGAAGTTCCAATGCTTCCCTTCGTGATGATGCCGCGTCCGCTGCAGGAAAGCAACGTCGTCAACAAGTCAGGCACAGCCGGCTTCCTGGGACGTGCTTACGATCCGTATTATCTCTTCCCCTCGGGAGATGATATGGACATGAACAAGATGGACCGCATCAACGTCGACGACCTGAAGCTGCGTCCCGAAATAACCAGTACGCGTCTGGGACGCCGCGCCCGCCTGCGAGACATGATCAATGCCGGCATGCCAGCCCTCGACAAAGCAGTCGAATCGTACGACCTGGACAAATACTACGAGACGGCCCTGAACCTGATATCCAGCGGCCGGGCTCGTGACGCGTTCGATCTTTCCAAAGAAACCGACAAAACGCGCGATCGCTACGGCCGCAACACGTTTGGCCAAAGCTTGCTGCTGGCCAGACGCCTGGTTGAAGCTGGTACCCGCGTCGTGGAAGTGATCTGGCCGAAAGTCGCCAACAGCGACAATCACAGCTGGGATCATCACGTCGACTTGAGCAATCGCATGAAGAACAAGTCGGCACCGATGCTCGACGCAGGCCTCTCTTCCTTGATTGCCGACCTGGACGACCGTGGCATGCTGGACGAAACCCTGGTGGTTGCCGTCGGTGAGTTCGGTCGAAGCCCTCAGCGCGGCGTAAGCACCTCAGGCAACAACAACAGCGCCGATGGCCGAGACCACTGGCCTTACTGCTATACCGCTTGCCTTGCCGGTGCCGGGATCGGTCGAGGTAAGGTCTACGGTGAATCGGACGATACTGCTTCCGCACCTAAGAACGATCCGGTTCATCCGACTGAGCTGTTGGCCACGATGTATCATGCGATCGGCATCGATCCCCAAACGATCGTTTACAACCATTTGAATCAGCCCCGCGAGCTAGTGAAGGCCGAAGCCGTTACGGCACTCTTCGGCTAG
- a CDS encoding family 16 glycoside hydrolase encodes MKRLLVLLAVVGFARTVLAEAPVAPETKICKVGKLVAFEKFDKPDVMVAKGKVEAGQWRDGLGDWKTIDGAAYAIQEAPSEQRPNGHEAVCEYVTDMGDFVLTAEFKMNQSPQVAFVFRDTNQPNLHQGRVMIKPDAFWIQKMSGISKETRREELKRIKQDTDPEKWHKITIEVCGDRMRATLDGQEIEASHERFLEHKGRIGFVARGEGALFRNVAIWEASAK; translated from the coding sequence GTGAAACGTCTTCTAGTTCTCTTGGCTGTCGTTGGTTTTGCTCGCACGGTACTGGCCGAGGCACCGGTTGCTCCGGAAACCAAGATCTGTAAGGTCGGCAAGTTGGTCGCGTTCGAGAAGTTCGACAAGCCGGATGTCATGGTGGCCAAAGGAAAGGTCGAGGCCGGCCAGTGGCGCGATGGGCTGGGTGATTGGAAGACCATCGACGGCGCTGCTTACGCCATTCAGGAAGCACCCAGCGAGCAGCGTCCCAACGGCCACGAAGCCGTTTGCGAGTACGTGACCGACATGGGTGACTTTGTCCTAACGGCCGAGTTCAAGATGAACCAGTCGCCACAGGTTGCTTTCGTCTTTCGCGATACCAATCAGCCGAATCTGCACCAGGGCCGCGTAATGATCAAGCCTGATGCGTTTTGGATTCAGAAGATGAGCGGCATCTCGAAGGAAACCCGCCGTGAAGAACTGAAACGCATCAAGCAGGACACCGACCCCGAGAAGTGGCACAAGATCACCATCGAAGTGTGCGGCGATCGCATGCGGGCAACGCTCGATGGCCAGGAAATCGAAGCGTCTCACGAACGCTTCCTGGAACACAAGGGCCGCATTGGCTTCGTGGCTCGCGGCGAAGGAGCCCTGTTCCGCAACGTTGCCATCTGGGAAGCCTCGGCCAAGTAA
- the katG gene encoding catalase/peroxidase HPI: MTRTIPITAYLASCAVMCFTASAVAQQPTAPAGHPNIGSAEPASKCPITGAMNALFTAAHAKTGDTDKIPEGYMDSGPVMSVKDWWPNQIDLNILHQNSVRSNPLGPDFDYAEEYQKLDIDAVKGDIKKLMTTSQDWWPADYGHYGPLFIRMAWHSAGTYRVTDGRGGASDGTQRFAPLNSWPDNASLDKARRLLWPIKQKYGNKISWADLMILAGNCALEDMGFETFGFAGGREDVWEPQMDVYWGPENEWLGRNRFDSEGQLDNPLGATQMGLIYVNPEGPGGKPNPLEAAKAIRVAFGRMAMNDEETVALIAGGHTFGKAHGAATPKGNVGPEPEAASIEEQGLGWKNTFGKGNAEDTITSGLEGAWTTTPAEWSHDYFDNMFKYEWELTTSPAGAHQWKPKNGGGEGTVPDAHVKGKSHAPMMFTTDLALKMDPEYAKISKRFHENPKEFEKAFAKAWYKLTHRDMGPHARLLGTTVPEPQLWQDPVPVADYATINDADVTSLKKKILAANLTIPELVETAWASASTFRGSDMRGGANGARIRLAPQKDWSVNNPEQTGKVIATLEKIQQDFNASQSGNKQVSLADLIVLGGCAAVEAAAKEAGHDVQVPFTPGRTDATQEMTDVESVAYLEPTSDGFRNYIGANDRDRRKPEEKLVDKANLLTLSAPEMAALVGGLRALDANTGESKAGVLTSKPGTLTNDFFVNLLDMDTTWHKTGDNTYEGRDYKSGEVKWTATRVDLIFGSNSQLRAIAEVYATEGAEARFVDDFVKAWSKVMDLDRFDVDRADPEQ, encoded by the coding sequence ATGACACGAACCATTCCCATCACGGCTTATTTAGCGAGCTGTGCGGTGATGTGCTTCACCGCATCCGCCGTCGCTCAGCAGCCAACCGCTCCTGCCGGACATCCGAATATCGGATCGGCGGAACCTGCAAGTAAGTGCCCTATTACCGGGGCGATGAACGCTCTATTCACCGCGGCTCATGCCAAGACGGGGGATACCGACAAAATCCCCGAAGGCTACATGGACTCGGGGCCTGTGATGTCCGTCAAGGATTGGTGGCCCAATCAGATCGATTTGAACATCCTTCATCAGAACTCGGTTCGCAGCAATCCCCTCGGTCCTGATTTCGACTATGCCGAAGAGTACCAGAAGCTCGACATCGATGCTGTGAAGGGGGACATCAAGAAGTTGATGACCACTTCCCAGGATTGGTGGCCGGCTGACTATGGTCACTACGGCCCGCTGTTCATTCGCATGGCCTGGCACAGTGCCGGTACCTACCGCGTGACCGATGGTCGCGGGGGTGCTTCCGACGGTACCCAGCGTTTCGCTCCTCTGAACAGTTGGCCCGACAACGCCAGCTTGGACAAGGCTCGCCGCTTGCTCTGGCCGATCAAGCAGAAGTACGGCAATAAGATCTCGTGGGCCGACTTGATGATCTTGGCCGGTAACTGCGCGTTGGAAGACATGGGCTTTGAAACGTTCGGTTTCGCTGGCGGTCGTGAAGACGTTTGGGAACCGCAGATGGACGTTTACTGGGGGCCAGAAAATGAATGGCTTGGTCGCAATCGTTTTGATAGTGAAGGCCAACTCGACAATCCACTGGGCGCGACTCAAATGGGTTTGATTTACGTCAACCCAGAAGGTCCCGGCGGAAAGCCGAACCCGCTGGAAGCCGCTAAGGCGATTCGTGTTGCTTTCGGTCGGATGGCGATGAACGATGAGGAAACGGTCGCATTGATTGCCGGTGGTCACACGTTCGGCAAGGCTCACGGGGCTGCTACCCCAAAGGGTAACGTCGGGCCAGAGCCGGAAGCTGCCAGCATCGAAGAACAAGGTCTCGGCTGGAAGAATACTTTTGGCAAAGGTAACGCGGAAGACACCATCACCAGTGGTTTAGAAGGTGCCTGGACCACCACGCCAGCCGAGTGGTCGCACGACTACTTTGACAACATGTTCAAGTACGAATGGGAATTGACCACGAGCCCTGCCGGTGCCCATCAATGGAAGCCGAAGAATGGTGGTGGCGAAGGGACGGTTCCCGATGCACACGTCAAAGGCAAATCGCATGCCCCAATGATGTTCACCACCGACCTGGCTTTGAAGATGGATCCGGAATACGCCAAGATCTCAAAGCGTTTCCACGAGAATCCGAAAGAGTTTGAAAAGGCGTTTGCCAAAGCCTGGTACAAATTGACCCACCGCGACATGGGCCCCCATGCTCGATTGTTGGGTACCACTGTGCCAGAACCACAGCTGTGGCAAGACCCGGTTCCCGTGGCTGACTACGCGACGATCAATGATGCCGATGTGACTTCGTTGAAGAAAAAGATCCTCGCCGCCAATCTGACGATTCCTGAATTGGTCGAAACTGCTTGGGCTTCGGCTAGCACGTTCCGCGGTTCCGATATGCGTGGTGGTGCTAACGGCGCTCGCATTCGTCTGGCTCCGCAGAAGGATTGGAGTGTGAACAACCCTGAGCAAACCGGCAAGGTGATTGCGACACTAGAAAAGATTCAGCAGGATTTCAATGCTTCGCAGTCAGGCAACAAGCAGGTTTCGTTGGCCGACCTGATCGTGCTGGGTGGTTGTGCCGCCGTGGAAGCTGCCGCCAAGGAGGCAGGGCACGACGTGCAGGTTCCGTTCACGCCAGGACGTACGGATGCAACTCAGGAAATGACCGATGTGGAATCGGTCGCTTACCTCGAGCCAACTTCGGACGGTTTCCGCAACTATATCGGTGCGAATGATCGTGACCGTCGCAAGCCAGAAGAAAAGCTCGTCGACAAAGCCAACTTGCTGACGTTGTCGGCTCCTGAGATGGCTGCTTTGGTCGGTGGATTGCGGGCCTTGGACGCCAATACAGGCGAGTCGAAGGCTGGCGTCCTGACCAGCAAGCCTGGTACGTTGACCAACGACTTCTTCGTTAACCTGTTGGATATGGACACCACATGGCACAAGACCGGCGACAACACGTATGAAGGTCGCGATTATAAGTCGGGTGAGGTTAAGTGGACGGCAACTCGCGTTGATTTGATCTTCGGGTCGAACTCGCAATTGCGAGCCATCGCCGAAGTCTACGCCACCGAAGGTGCGGAAGCACGGTTTGTTGATGATTTCGTCAAAGCTTGGAGCAAGGTGATGGATCTCGATCGCTTTGATGTCGATCGAGCCGATCCAGAACAGTAA
- a CDS encoding nicotinate-nucleotide adenylyltransferase, translated as MLQNSSGKPLDTHQKALSINLDNRRYGTFAEIGAGQEVVRWFFRVGGAAGTIAKSMSAYDMQVSDAIYGRAKRYVCRERLQAMLDQEHALNLERLTDMRGETSTFFAFADTVKARGYKGGSECHGWMGIKFQAHPRDDDSQIIIHVRMLDNEMALQQEALGIVGVNLVYAAFNYHHEPELLVDSLLDGLSTSRIEIDMIEFSGIAFRRVDNRLMSLKLVELGLSGAAMFAANGEVLQPSEFLYKKPILVERGSFRPVCNVNLDMLNCAHEKFSQLPDVKGKEVAQIMEITMRNLKAEGEIDRRDFLARADIMAACGMNVLISDYFEYYRLGAYLARCTNEHIGVVMGAASLRELFDEKYYTTLDGGILESFGRLFKNDLKIYCYPLRDRDSDELLTCETLNIKPELQKLYRYLLERDGISDLDNYNPDCLGIFSRDVLKKIGECDSSWEAMVPASVAKVIKERKFFDYQCPDDDSCAVS; from the coding sequence ATGCTCCAAAATTCATCCGGAAAGCCCCTGGATACTCACCAGAAGGCGCTCAGCATCAACTTGGACAATCGCCGATACGGCACGTTTGCCGAGATTGGTGCCGGACAGGAAGTTGTCCGTTGGTTCTTCCGCGTTGGGGGTGCAGCCGGAACGATCGCCAAAAGCATGTCGGCCTACGACATGCAGGTCAGCGACGCGATCTACGGGCGTGCGAAACGCTACGTCTGCCGCGAACGCCTGCAAGCGATGCTTGATCAAGAGCATGCGTTGAACCTGGAACGCTTGACCGATATGCGAGGTGAGACGAGCACTTTCTTCGCGTTCGCCGATACGGTGAAGGCCCGCGGCTACAAAGGGGGCTCGGAATGCCACGGCTGGATGGGCATCAAGTTCCAAGCCCACCCCCGCGATGACGACAGCCAGATCATCATCCACGTCCGCATGCTGGACAACGAGATGGCCTTGCAACAGGAAGCGCTGGGCATCGTGGGCGTGAACCTGGTCTATGCCGCGTTCAACTACCATCACGAACCGGAACTGCTGGTCGATTCGCTGCTGGATGGTCTTTCGACCTCGCGTATCGAGATCGACATGATTGAGTTCTCCGGAATCGCGTTCCGCCGAGTCGACAACCGTCTGATGAGCCTGAAGCTGGTCGAACTGGGGCTCAGCGGCGCAGCCATGTTCGCAGCCAACGGCGAAGTGCTGCAGCCATCCGAGTTCCTCTATAAGAAACCAATCCTGGTCGAGCGAGGTAGCTTCCGTCCGGTTTGCAACGTCAACCTGGACATGCTCAACTGCGCCCACGAGAAGTTCTCGCAGCTTCCCGACGTCAAAGGGAAAGAGGTGGCTCAGATCATGGAGATCACCATGCGGAACCTGAAGGCTGAAGGTGAGATCGACCGCCGCGACTTCCTGGCACGTGCCGACATTATGGCGGCTTGCGGTATGAACGTGCTGATTTCCGATTACTTCGAGTACTATCGCCTGGGTGCTTATCTGGCCCGCTGCACGAACGAGCATATCGGCGTGGTGATGGGAGCAGCGAGCCTGCGCGAACTGTTTGACGAAAAGTACTACACGACGCTCGATGGCGGCATTCTGGAATCGTTCGGACGACTGTTCAAGAACGATCTGAAGATCTATTGCTATCCGCTGAGAGATCGCGACTCCGACGAGCTTTTGACCTGCGAAACACTAAACATCAAGCCGGAACTTCAGAAGCTGTACCGCTACCTGCTTGAGCGGGACGGGATCAGCGATCTCGACAATTACAATCCCGATTGCCTGGGTATCTTCTCTCGCGACGTGCTCAAAAAGATCGGCGAATGCGATTCGTCGTGGGAAGCGATGGTGCCGGCATCGGTGGCCAAGGTGATCAAGGAACGGAAGTTCTTCGACTACCAATGTCCCGACGACGATTCGTGTGCGGTTTCGTAA